One Fibrobacter sp. DNA segment encodes these proteins:
- a CDS encoding TIGR02147 family protein, producing MKPIYEYMDYREYLRLLFEKKKLEHPFYSYRLFSQKAGFKSPNFLKLVIDGNRNLTKESVFKVIKAFNLNKSEADYFENLVFLNQSKTLEEKNLYLTRLLRHRVKTDARKLEESEYEYYTSWYNPVIRELATAVDFRGDFRKLGSMVSPPITAREAQKSVELLLKLDFLRQKKDGSYEKTSSSLTTGPQVRSVAVANYHKAMMRLASESIERFPAEKRDITSVTISVSEESYAAIIEKLRALRKELLELAESDTNPEKVAQLNLQLFPVSTYFKSRRNA from the coding sequence ATGAAGCCGATTTACGAATACATGGATTACAGGGAATACCTGCGCCTTCTGTTTGAGAAAAAAAAGCTCGAACATCCATTCTATTCGTATCGGCTTTTTTCTCAAAAAGCAGGGTTTAAATCTCCCAATTTCCTCAAGCTTGTTATCGATGGAAACAGAAATCTGACAAAGGAGAGTGTTTTCAAGGTAATCAAGGCATTCAACCTGAACAAAAGTGAAGCCGATTACTTTGAGAACCTTGTTTTTCTCAATCAAAGCAAGACCCTGGAGGAGAAGAATCTTTACCTCACCCGTCTTCTAAGGCACCGGGTAAAAACCGATGCACGCAAACTGGAAGAATCAGAGTACGAGTACTACACATCATGGTACAACCCGGTTATCAGAGAACTGGCAACCGCAGTCGACTTCCGGGGTGATTTCAGGAAACTGGGTTCGATGGTCTCTCCACCAATCACCGCCAGGGAGGCACAGAAGTCGGTAGAGCTTCTTCTGAAGCTTGATTTTCTGCGGCAGAAAAAAGACGGTTCCTACGAAAAGACCTCATCATCCCTGACAACAGGTCCACAGGTAAGATCAGTAGCAGTAGCGAATTATCATAAAGCAATGATGCGTCTCGCATCAGAATCAATAGAGAGGTTCCCGGCAGAAAAAAGAGATATTACAAGCGTTACAATAAGTGTTTCGGAAGAAAGTTACGCCGCAATAATAGAAAAACTCCGGGCACTTAGAAAAGAACTGCTTGAACTTGCAGAATCCGATACAAATCCGGAAAAAGTCGCTCAGTTAAACCTTCAGCTCTTCCCTGTTTCAACATACTTTAAAAGCAGGAGGAATGCCTGA